One genomic region from Curtobacterium sp. 9128 encodes:
- the gatC gene encoding Asp-tRNA(Asn)/Glu-tRNA(Gln) amidotransferase subunit GatC, translating to MPDITSEQVAHLANLARIALTPDEIEKLTGELSHIVDSVAKVTEVATPDVPATSHPVTLPNVLRPDVVGETLTQQQALSGAPDTDGERFRVTAILGEEQ from the coding sequence ATGCCTGACATCACGAGCGAGCAGGTCGCCCACCTGGCGAACCTCGCACGTATCGCACTCACGCCCGACGAGATCGAGAAGCTGACCGGGGAGCTGTCGCACATCGTCGACAGCGTCGCGAAGGTGACCGAGGTCGCCACGCCGGACGTCCCCGCGACGAGCCACCCGGTCACGCTGCCGAACGTCCTCCGGCCCGACGTGGTCGGCGAGACGCTCACCCAGCAGCAGGCGCTCTCCGGAGCCCCCGACACCGACGGCGAACGGTTCCGCGTGACGGCGATCCTCGGCGAAGAACAGTAG
- a CDS encoding alpha/beta hydrolase has protein sequence MLLLAAALLTASMHSLGVVESPVAPAASSAVAVSTAAVVHDTGQTAAPVMTGGQIGIGDLRSDRGRAFLDDLATASPAVLATADRDDRVVATAMDAPPTAAEVTTWWSGLDAAEQVRLLHGAPVVVGNLDGVPYAVRDRANRAVLAAESADRRTLSGEAAMLGQVRESLVRDADGPRKSLITLDTRGSGRAAIALGDLATAADVTVVVPGMFFTVTGQMVDFTATAGDLYDEQATLSPVAAPAPGTGIAVVAWMGYRTPDLSNILSLDLAKTGAGRLERTVDGIRQIRDGAEPRLGIVAHSYGSTTALMALSSGRMHADSLTVLGSPGSDVTSASELAVAAGEVFVGGAHWDPIAGSGYFGTDPGAADFGSTVLDLAGGIDPADADDVFRRPVGHNDYLKPGTASLHDVALIAVGRGDLVRDQVQRGNGRGEGTVRASPDMFLVRPQDLQPRD, from the coding sequence TTGCTGCTCCTCGCCGCCGCACTGCTCACCGCCTCGATGCACTCCCTCGGAGTGGTCGAGTCGCCCGTCGCGCCCGCGGCCTCGAGTGCCGTCGCCGTCTCGACCGCCGCAGTCGTCCACGACACGGGGCAGACCGCAGCGCCGGTCATGACCGGGGGACAGATCGGGATCGGCGACCTGCGTTCGGACCGTGGTCGCGCCTTCCTCGACGACCTCGCCACGGCGTCTCCGGCCGTGCTCGCGACGGCCGATCGTGACGACCGGGTCGTGGCGACCGCGATGGACGCCCCGCCGACGGCCGCCGAGGTCACCACGTGGTGGTCCGGCCTCGACGCCGCCGAGCAGGTGCGGCTGCTGCACGGTGCACCAGTCGTCGTCGGCAACCTCGACGGGGTGCCGTACGCCGTCCGTGACCGGGCGAACCGGGCGGTGCTCGCGGCGGAGAGCGCGGACCGCCGGACCCTGTCAGGCGAAGCCGCGATGCTCGGGCAGGTCCGCGAGTCCCTGGTCCGCGACGCCGACGGACCCCGCAAGTCCCTCATCACGCTCGACACGCGGGGTTCCGGACGTGCGGCCATCGCGCTCGGCGACCTCGCCACCGCTGCGGACGTCACCGTGGTGGTCCCCGGGATGTTCTTCACCGTCACCGGACAGATGGTCGACTTCACCGCGACCGCCGGGGACCTCTACGACGAGCAGGCGACGCTGTCGCCGGTCGCGGCACCGGCGCCGGGGACCGGGATCGCGGTCGTGGCGTGGATGGGGTACCGGACGCCGGACCTGTCGAACATCCTGTCCCTGGACCTCGCGAAGACCGGCGCCGGGCGTCTCGAGCGGACCGTCGACGGCATCCGCCAGATCCGCGACGGCGCAGAACCACGGCTCGGCATCGTCGCCCACTCCTACGGCTCGACGACCGCGCTGATGGCACTGTCCTCCGGTCGGATGCACGCCGACAGCCTGACGGTGCTGGGGTCCCCGGGGAGCGACGTGACGAGCGCCTCGGAACTGGCGGTCGCCGCGGGCGAGGTGTTCGTCGGGGGAGCGCACTGGGATCCCATCGCCGGGTCCGGCTACTTCGGCACCGACCCCGGCGCCGCCGACTTCGGCTCGACCGTGCTCGACCTCGCCGGCGGGATCGACCCGGCGGACGCGGACGACGTGTTCCGGCGACCGGTCGGGCACAACGACTACCTGAAGCCCGGGACGGCGTCGTTGCACGACGTCGCGCTCATCGCCGTGGGACGCGGCGACCTGGTGCGCGACCAGGTGCAGCGCGGCAACGGCCGCGGGGAGGGCACCGTGCGGGCGTCGCCGGACATGTTCCTCGTCCGCCCGCAGGACCTGCAGCCCCGCGACTGA
- the mnmA gene encoding tRNA 2-thiouridine(34) synthase MnmA codes for MRVLAAMSGGVDSAVAAARAVDAGHDVVGVHLALSRMPGTLRTGSRGCCTIEDSMDAQRAASALGIPYYVWDFSARFKEDVVDDFVAEYQAGRTPNPCMRCNERIKFAALLEKALALGFDAVCTGHYASIVTGADGARELHRSAAWAKDQSYVLGVLTAEQLQHAMFPLGATPSKDEVRAEAAARGLTVAQKPDSYDICFIPDGDTRGWLADRVGTAPGDVVERDGTVVGAHDGATGFTVGQRRGLALGRPAPDGKPRFVLEIRPKDNTVVVGPKEALDVTSMSGSRFTWAGTAPADPSVPFACDVQIRAHADPVPATARVSDGVLVIDVDEPLSGVAPGQTAVVYVGTRVLGQCTIDETVSAVPVDA; via the coding sequence ATGCGTGTTCTGGCGGCGATGAGTGGTGGAGTCGACTCGGCGGTGGCCGCCGCCAGGGCGGTCGACGCCGGGCACGACGTCGTCGGGGTCCACCTGGCCCTGAGCCGGATGCCGGGGACCCTGCGGACCGGGAGTCGCGGCTGCTGCACCATCGAGGACTCGATGGACGCCCAGCGTGCCGCGTCCGCACTCGGGATCCCGTACTACGTGTGGGACTTCTCGGCGCGGTTCAAGGAGGACGTGGTCGACGACTTCGTGGCCGAGTACCAGGCTGGTCGCACGCCGAACCCCTGCATGCGGTGCAACGAGCGGATCAAGTTCGCGGCGCTCCTCGAGAAGGCGCTCGCGCTCGGGTTCGACGCCGTCTGCACCGGCCACTACGCGTCGATCGTGACGGGTGCCGACGGCGCGCGTGAGCTGCACCGCTCGGCCGCGTGGGCGAAAGACCAGTCGTACGTGCTCGGCGTCCTCACCGCCGAGCAGCTCCAGCACGCGATGTTCCCACTCGGGGCGACCCCGTCGAAGGACGAGGTCCGGGCCGAGGCCGCTGCACGCGGACTCACGGTCGCGCAGAAGCCGGACTCGTACGACATCTGCTTCATCCCGGACGGCGACACGCGCGGCTGGCTCGCCGACCGCGTGGGGACCGCCCCCGGCGACGTCGTCGAGCGGGACGGCACGGTCGTCGGTGCCCACGACGGAGCGACCGGGTTCACCGTCGGGCAGCGGCGCGGGCTCGCGCTCGGGCGTCCGGCACCGGACGGCAAGCCGCGGTTCGTGCTGGAGATCCGTCCGAAGGACAACACCGTCGTCGTCGGGCCGAAGGAGGCGCTCGACGTCACGTCGATGTCGGGCTCCCGCTTCACGTGGGCAGGGACGGCTCCCGCCGACCCGTCCGTGCCGTTCGCGTGCGACGTGCAGATCCGCGCGCACGCCGACCCGGTGCCCGCGACCGCACGGGTCTCCGACGGGGTGCTGGTCATCGACGTCGACGAGCCGCTCTCGGGTGTGGCACCGGGGCAGACCGCTGTGGTCTACGTCGGGACCCGGGTGCTCGGCCAGTGCACGATCGACGAGACGGTCAGCGCCGTCCCCGTCGACGCCTGA
- a CDS encoding transglycosylase domain-containing protein yields the protein MRVMRWPGALLMFVVMSALAGMLVAVAVTPAVAVAGEGASGAAAFFEDLPSYLDVQTPQQVSSVYAKQGGQDVKIASFYAENRTTVKSDAIATTLKQAAIDTEDPRFYDEGGIDVLGTVRGVAATVVGGDVQGGSSITQQYVKNVLVQQCEQLTGKDAADTQKKIDACYEDAAGVTPQRKLQEMRYAIAVNKKYSKQDILTGYLNIVGLGGRVYGAEAGAQYYFGVSAKDLSLVQSATLVAILNNPSNLRIDQPDSTANGSANGYKATKARRDYVLQRMYAHHSISKADEQAAIATPVQPKITATANGCSSAATNYDAGYFCDYVRDQVLQDPAFGKTASERIETLDTKGLQIHTSLDLDLQGQAQSALSSYVPTTMAGVDAGGSNVTVEPGTGRIVSMVQNTAYTQGDSAAAGSTAVNYSADTAYGNSGGFQTGSTFKVFTLAEWLAQGHTLNESVNTTQHTYNASEFTNSCEGIGGTWNVANAENAPASMSVLSATAESINTAFAAMGKQLDLCKIANLAESMGIHTANGGKLSSVPSMILGTNNLSPVDLAEAYAGFANGGVVCTPTAIDSVTESDGTKITPTPSSCTQGVSAEVAGTVDYALQSVLTGAGTAASANPGDATPKFAKTGTTDGDVQNWLVASSTKYTNATWIGNVQGNVKLANWPFLQGTTGYSAKFGVGKSMMQYLDAHYGGGALPAPSQSMIGAAKAPAKSAQSSQSAQSAQPGAQSSPGASNGQPSTGGTPDQQSGGQ from the coding sequence ATGCGTGTGATGCGGTGGCCGGGAGCCCTCCTGATGTTCGTCGTGATGTCGGCACTCGCGGGCATGCTCGTCGCGGTCGCCGTCACGCCGGCCGTCGCCGTGGCGGGGGAAGGCGCCTCCGGCGCTGCCGCGTTCTTCGAGGACCTGCCGAGCTACCTCGACGTGCAGACGCCCCAGCAGGTGTCGTCCGTGTACGCGAAGCAGGGCGGCCAGGACGTCAAGATCGCGTCGTTCTACGCCGAGAACCGCACCACCGTGAAGTCCGACGCGATCGCGACGACCCTCAAGCAGGCCGCGATCGACACCGAGGACCCGCGGTTCTACGACGAAGGCGGCATCGACGTGCTCGGGACCGTCCGCGGTGTCGCCGCGACCGTCGTCGGCGGAGACGTGCAGGGCGGCTCGAGCATCACGCAGCAATACGTCAAGAACGTGCTCGTGCAGCAGTGCGAGCAGCTCACCGGCAAGGACGCTGCGGACACGCAGAAGAAGATCGACGCGTGCTACGAGGACGCCGCCGGTGTCACGCCGCAGCGGAAGCTGCAGGAGATGCGGTACGCGATCGCCGTGAACAAGAAGTACTCCAAGCAGGACATCCTCACCGGGTACCTCAACATCGTCGGCCTCGGCGGCCGGGTGTACGGCGCAGAGGCCGGGGCCCAGTACTACTTCGGCGTCTCGGCGAAGGACCTGTCCCTCGTGCAGTCCGCCACCCTCGTGGCGATCCTCAACAACCCGTCGAACCTGCGCATCGACCAGCCGGACTCGACGGCGAACGGATCGGCGAACGGGTACAAGGCAACCAAGGCGCGCCGCGACTACGTGCTGCAGCGGATGTACGCGCACCACTCGATCTCGAAGGCCGACGAGCAGGCGGCGATCGCGACGCCCGTGCAGCCGAAGATCACCGCGACCGCGAACGGCTGCTCGTCAGCGGCGACGAACTACGACGCCGGCTACTTCTGCGACTACGTGCGTGACCAGGTCCTGCAGGACCCGGCGTTCGGGAAGACCGCGTCAGAGCGCATCGAGACCCTCGACACCAAGGGCCTGCAGATCCACACCTCGCTCGACCTCGACCTGCAGGGGCAGGCGCAGAGCGCGCTGTCGTCGTACGTCCCGACGACGATGGCCGGGGTCGACGCCGGCGGGTCGAACGTGACCGTCGAGCCCGGGACCGGCCGGATCGTCTCGATGGTGCAGAACACCGCGTACACGCAGGGTGACAGTGCGGCTGCCGGGTCGACGGCGGTGAACTACAGCGCGGACACCGCCTACGGCAACTCCGGCGGGTTCCAGACCGGATCCACGTTCAAGGTGTTCACGCTCGCGGAGTGGCTCGCGCAGGGGCACACCCTGAACGAGAGCGTCAACACCACGCAGCACACGTACAACGCGTCGGAGTTCACGAACTCGTGCGAGGGCATCGGCGGGACGTGGAACGTCGCCAACGCCGAGAACGCCCCGGCGTCGATGAGCGTGCTGAGCGCCACCGCCGAGTCGATCAACACCGCGTTCGCCGCGATGGGCAAGCAGCTCGACCTCTGCAAGATCGCGAACCTGGCGGAGTCGATGGGCATCCACACCGCGAACGGCGGGAAGCTCAGCTCCGTGCCGTCGATGATCCTCGGCACGAACAACCTGTCGCCCGTCGACCTCGCCGAGGCGTACGCGGGCTTCGCGAACGGCGGCGTCGTCTGCACGCCGACCGCGATCGACTCCGTGACCGAGTCGGACGGCACGAAGATCACGCCGACCCCGTCGTCCTGCACGCAGGGCGTCTCCGCCGAGGTCGCGGGGACCGTCGACTACGCACTGCAGTCGGTGCTCACCGGAGCAGGGACCGCTGCGAGCGCGAACCCGGGTGACGCGACGCCGAAGTTCGCCAAGACCGGCACCACCGACGGCGACGTGCAGAACTGGCTGGTGGCATCGAGCACGAAGTACACGAACGCGACCTGGATCGGCAACGTGCAGGGCAACGTCAAGCTCGCGAACTGGCCGTTCCTGCAGGGGACGACCGGGTACAGCGCGAAGTTCGGGGTCGGGAAGTCGATGATGCAGTACCTCGACGCGCACTACGGCGGGGGCGCCCTGCCGGCACCGAGCCAGTCGATGATCGGCGCGGCGAAGGCCCCGGCGAAGTCGGCGCAGTCCTCGCAGTCTGCGCAGTCTGCGCAGCCCGGGGCGCAGTCCTCCCCAGGGGCGTCGAACGGGCAGCCGTCCACCGGCGGGACGCCCGATCAGCAGTCGGGCGGGCAGTAG
- the gatB gene encoding Asp-tRNA(Asn)/Glu-tRNA(Gln) amidotransferase subunit GatB: MAAKDALMDFDEAIERFEPVLGFEVHVELATKTKMFSDAPNFFGGEPNTNVTPVDLGLPGSLPVVNEQAVRFSINLGLALGCSIAESSRFSRKNYFYPDNPKNYQISQYDEPIAFEGEVEVELADGTLFQVPIERAHMEEDAGKLTHVGGATGRIQGAEYSLVDYNRAGVPLVEIVTKPIFGAAHRAPELGAAYVQVIRDLVRALGVSEARMERGNLRCDANISLRPWGQEKLGTRTETKNVNSFRAVERAIRYEIQRQAAILADGGTITQETRHWHEDTGRTSAGRPKSDADDYRYFPEPDLLPVVPDPAMIEELRASLPEAPVARRRRLKGEWGFADLEFQDVVNGGLLDEVEATVAAGAPAQAARKWWTGEISRVANTQDAAAGDLVSPAHVAELITLVESGDLTDRLARQVLEGVIAGEGSPSAVVESRGLKVVSDDSALTAAVDEALAAQPDVLAKIKDGKVQAAGAIIGAVMKSMQGQADAARVRELVLERAQA, encoded by the coding sequence ATGGCCGCCAAGGACGCACTCATGGACTTCGACGAGGCGATCGAGCGCTTCGAGCCGGTCCTCGGCTTCGAGGTGCACGTCGAGCTCGCCACGAAGACCAAGATGTTCTCCGACGCCCCGAACTTCTTCGGCGGCGAACCGAACACCAACGTGACGCCGGTGGACCTCGGGCTCCCCGGCTCGCTCCCCGTCGTGAACGAGCAGGCCGTCCGGTTCTCGATCAACCTCGGGCTCGCGCTCGGGTGTTCGATCGCCGAGTCGTCGCGGTTCTCCCGGAAGAACTACTTCTACCCGGACAACCCGAAGAACTACCAGATCTCGCAGTACGACGAGCCGATCGCCTTCGAGGGCGAGGTCGAGGTCGAACTCGCCGACGGCACGCTCTTCCAGGTGCCGATCGAGCGCGCCCACATGGAAGAGGACGCGGGCAAGCTGACGCACGTCGGTGGCGCGACCGGTCGGATCCAGGGCGCCGAGTACTCGCTCGTCGACTACAACCGTGCCGGTGTGCCGCTCGTCGAGATCGTCACGAAGCCGATCTTCGGTGCCGCCCACCGGGCCCCGGAGCTCGGCGCCGCGTACGTGCAGGTCATCCGTGACCTCGTCCGTGCGCTCGGCGTCTCCGAGGCCCGCATGGAACGCGGGAACCTGCGCTGCGACGCCAACATCTCGCTGCGTCCGTGGGGCCAGGAGAAGCTCGGCACCCGGACCGAGACGAAGAACGTCAACTCGTTCCGCGCCGTCGAGCGCGCCATCCGCTACGAGATCCAGCGACAGGCTGCGATCCTCGCGGACGGCGGCACGATCACGCAGGAGACCCGGCACTGGCACGAGGACACCGGACGCACCTCCGCGGGGCGCCCCAAGTCCGACGCGGACGACTACCGCTACTTCCCGGAGCCCGACCTGCTCCCCGTCGTGCCGGACCCGGCGATGATCGAGGAACTCCGAGCATCCCTGCCGGAGGCACCCGTCGCCCGCCGACGTCGCCTCAAGGGGGAGTGGGGCTTCGCCGACCTCGAGTTCCAGGACGTGGTGAACGGCGGCCTCCTCGACGAGGTCGAAGCCACCGTCGCCGCCGGTGCACCAGCCCAGGCCGCCCGCAAGTGGTGGACCGGTGAGATCAGCCGCGTCGCGAACACGCAGGACGCCGCCGCCGGGGACCTCGTGTCGCCCGCGCACGTCGCCGAGCTCATCACGCTCGTCGAGTCCGGCGACCTGACCGATCGCCTGGCACGCCAGGTGCTCGAGGGCGTCATCGCCGGCGAGGGCTCGCCGTCCGCGGTCGTCGAGTCGCGCGGGCTCAAGGTCGTCTCCGACGACTCGGCGCTCACCGCCGCCGTCGACGAGGCACTCGCCGCGCAGCCGGACGTCCTCGCCAAGATCAAGGACGGCAAGGTCCAGGCCGCTGGCGCGATCATCGGAGCCGTCATGAAGTCGATGCAGGGCCAGGCCGACGCTGCCCGCGTCCGCGAGCTCGTGCTGGAGCGGGCGCAGGCCTGA
- the ligA gene encoding NAD-dependent DNA ligase LigA — protein MSETDATFETIDPAALDAAQAGREVDRLRSTINELRHGYYEENGSTASDAEYDALVHRLDAIEQRFPELLTEDSPSQTVGGQAETTQFAPVEHAERMLSLDNVFSPEELTDWAIKVQRDAGSERVRFLTELKIDGLAINLRYENGRLVTAATRGDGVVGEDVTGNVRTMGTIPDRLTGTGHPPLVEVRGEIFFPVEQFDELNAKQRDAGERVFANPRNAAAGSLRQKEEGKSPAKRELMVDRLRRLRMLVHGIGAWPVGELERDTDVRSQSEVYELLHSWGLPTGTHHRVFDSIDEVLGFVKDYGERRASVEHQIDGIVIKVDDLGLHEELGSTSRAPRWAIAYKYPPEEVHTKLLDVVVSVGRTGRATPFAVMAPAEVAGSVVRQATLHNQQVVKAKGVLIGDTVVLRKAGDVIPEVLGPVVELRDGSEREFVMPTACPECGTTLAPAKEGDIDLRCPNAESCPAQVRGRVEHIASRGSLDIEGLGEVAAAALTQPLVPETPPLVTEAGLFDLTMEDIVPIEVIVRDAETGMEKTEEDADAPGGFSPKRVTPFSRARKKTDPPFDPDARGADYTGEPSRYPSKNAFEMLANIDAAKTKPLWRIMVGLSIRHVGPVAARALANHFGSLDAIRNASREELAAVDGVGGIIADALLAWFEVDWHREVIDRWTAAGVQFTTPGHPGPGAADTEGGVLSGLTVVATGSLEGYSREGAQEAIIAAGGKAASSVSKKTDFVAAGPGAGSKLTKAEQLGVRIIDAEQFKVLVTEGPAALPEPQEAAAED, from the coding sequence ATGAGCGAGACCGACGCCACGTTCGAGACCATCGACCCTGCCGCGCTCGACGCCGCCCAGGCGGGGCGAGAGGTGGACCGGCTGCGCTCGACGATCAACGAGCTCCGCCACGGCTACTACGAGGAGAACGGCTCCACCGCCTCGGACGCCGAGTACGACGCACTGGTGCACCGGCTGGACGCGATCGAGCAGCGCTTCCCCGAACTCCTCACCGAGGACAGCCCGTCGCAGACCGTCGGCGGGCAGGCGGAGACCACGCAGTTCGCGCCGGTCGAGCACGCCGAGCGGATGCTCTCGCTCGACAACGTGTTCTCACCGGAAGAACTGACCGACTGGGCGATCAAGGTCCAGCGTGACGCCGGGTCCGAGCGCGTGCGGTTCCTGACCGAGCTGAAGATCGACGGCCTCGCGATCAACCTCCGCTACGAGAACGGGCGGCTCGTGACCGCTGCGACGCGTGGCGACGGCGTCGTCGGGGAAGACGTCACGGGCAACGTCCGCACGATGGGCACCATCCCGGATCGGTTGACGGGTACCGGTCACCCGCCCCTGGTGGAGGTCCGCGGCGAGATCTTCTTCCCGGTGGAGCAGTTCGACGAGCTGAACGCCAAGCAGCGCGATGCGGGCGAGCGCGTCTTCGCCAACCCGCGCAACGCCGCTGCCGGTTCCCTCCGCCAGAAGGAAGAGGGCAAGTCACCGGCGAAGCGCGAGCTCATGGTGGACCGGCTCCGACGGCTCCGGATGCTCGTGCACGGCATCGGCGCGTGGCCCGTGGGTGAGCTCGAGCGCGACACCGACGTCCGTTCCCAGTCCGAGGTCTACGAGCTGCTGCACTCGTGGGGGCTGCCGACGGGGACGCACCACCGGGTGTTCGACTCCATCGACGAGGTCCTGGGGTTCGTCAAGGACTACGGCGAGCGTCGAGCGTCGGTGGAACACCAGATCGACGGCATCGTCATCAAGGTCGACGACCTCGGCCTGCACGAGGAACTGGGGTCGACGTCCCGTGCGCCGCGGTGGGCCATCGCGTACAAGTACCCGCCCGAGGAAGTGCACACGAAGCTCCTCGACGTCGTCGTCAGCGTCGGACGCACCGGCCGCGCCACGCCCTTCGCGGTGATGGCCCCGGCCGAGGTCGCCGGATCCGTCGTCCGGCAAGCCACGCTGCACAACCAGCAGGTGGTCAAGGCGAAGGGCGTCCTGATCGGCGACACCGTCGTCCTCCGCAAGGCCGGTGACGTCATCCCAGAGGTGCTCGGCCCGGTCGTGGAACTCCGCGACGGCTCCGAGCGCGAGTTCGTGATGCCGACGGCCTGCCCGGAGTGCGGCACCACGCTCGCCCCGGCGAAGGAAGGCGACATCGACCTCCGGTGCCCGAACGCCGAGAGCTGCCCAGCGCAGGTCCGGGGGCGGGTCGAGCACATCGCGTCCCGTGGCTCGCTCGACATCGAGGGCCTCGGCGAGGTCGCGGCGGCAGCCCTGACGCAGCCGCTGGTTCCGGAGACGCCGCCCCTCGTGACCGAGGCCGGTCTGTTCGACCTGACGATGGAGGACATCGTCCCGATCGAGGTGATCGTCCGCGACGCCGAGACCGGCATGGAGAAGACGGAGGAAGACGCCGACGCTCCCGGAGGGTTCAGCCCGAAGCGTGTGACGCCGTTCAGCCGTGCCCGCAAGAAGACCGACCCGCCGTTCGACCCGGATGCCCGCGGCGCGGACTACACCGGCGAGCCCAGCCGGTACCCGTCGAAGAACGCGTTCGAGATGCTCGCGAACATCGACGCCGCGAAGACCAAGCCGCTCTGGCGGATCATGGTCGGCCTGAGCATCCGGCACGTCGGTCCGGTCGCCGCCCGGGCACTGGCGAACCACTTCGGGTCGCTCGACGCCATCCGGAACGCCTCCCGCGAGGAACTGGCAGCGGTGGACGGCGTCGGCGGCATCATCGCCGACGCGCTGCTCGCCTGGTTCGAGGTCGACTGGCACCGTGAGGTCATCGACCGGTGGACCGCAGCCGGCGTGCAGTTCACGACGCCCGGGCACCCGGGACCGGGTGCAGCCGACACCGAGGGCGGGGTGCTGAGCGGGCTGACGGTGGTCGCGACCGGATCGCTGGAGGGGTACAGCCGGGAAGGTGCGCAGGAAGCGATCATCGCCGCCGGGGGCAAGGCCGCGTCGAGCGTGAGCAAGAAGACGGACTTCGTCGCAGCTGGTCCCGGTGCCGGGTCGAAGCTGACGAAGGCCGAGCAGCTCGGCGTGCGGATCATCGACGCCGAGCAGTTCAAGGTCCTCGTGACCGAGGGGCCGGCGGCGCTCCCGGAACCGCAGGAGGCAGCAGCCGAGGACTGA
- the gatA gene encoding Asp-tRNA(Asn)/Glu-tRNA(Gln) amidotransferase subunit GatA → MTDDITKLSAAALADALVARDVSSVEATQAHLDRIAAVDGDVHAFLHVNENALGVAKSIDSRRAAGDDLGALAGVPVAIKDVLCTLDMPSTSGSKILEGWVPPYDATPVAKLRRAGLVPLGKTNMDEFAMGSTTEFSAYGPTHNPWDLDRIPGGSGGGSAAAVAAHEAPLALGSDTGGSIRQPGAVTGTVGVKPTYGGVSRYGSIALASSLDQVGPVARTVLDAALLHDVIGGHDPRDSTSIRDDWPSFAAAARDGLQADTLKGLRVGVVKELAGGEGFQAGVTQRFQETVAILEAAGAVVVEIDAPSFAYAISAYYLILPAEASSNLAKFDSVRFGLRVTPEGGATVEDVMAATREAGFGPEVKRRIILGTYALSAGYYDAYYGSAQKVRTLVQRDFDKAFEQVDLLVSPSAPTTAFPLGERLDDPLSMYLNDLTTIPANLAGVPGMSIPNGLAPEDGLPTGVQLMAPQREDARLYRYGAALERLLEQQWGAPLIDRIPDLDFSQQSAAEEGVV, encoded by the coding sequence GTGACCGACGACATCACGAAGCTCAGCGCCGCGGCGCTCGCCGACGCCCTGGTGGCGCGCGACGTCTCCAGCGTCGAGGCGACCCAGGCACACCTCGACCGCATCGCCGCGGTCGACGGGGACGTGCACGCGTTCCTGCACGTCAACGAGAACGCCCTCGGCGTCGCGAAGTCCATCGACTCGCGCCGCGCCGCCGGCGACGACCTCGGCGCCCTCGCGGGTGTGCCGGTGGCCATCAAGGACGTGCTCTGCACGCTCGACATGCCGTCCACCTCCGGGTCGAAGATCCTCGAAGGCTGGGTGCCGCCCTACGACGCCACCCCGGTCGCGAAGCTCCGCCGCGCCGGCCTGGTTCCCCTCGGCAAGACCAACATGGACGAGTTCGCGATGGGCTCGACGACCGAGTTCTCGGCGTACGGCCCGACGCACAACCCGTGGGACCTCGACCGCATCCCCGGTGGGTCCGGCGGCGGTTCGGCCGCTGCGGTCGCCGCCCACGAAGCGCCCCTCGCGCTCGGCTCGGACACCGGTGGGTCGATCCGCCAGCCGGGCGCCGTCACCGGCACCGTCGGCGTGAAGCCCACCTACGGTGGCGTCAGTCGGTACGGCTCGATCGCCCTGGCGTCGAGCCTCGACCAGGTCGGCCCCGTCGCCCGCACCGTCCTCGACGCCGCGCTCCTGCACGACGTCATCGGCGGGCACGACCCGCGCGACTCCACGTCGATCCGTGACGATTGGCCGTCGTTCGCGGCCGCCGCCCGTGACGGACTGCAGGCGGACACGCTCAAGGGCCTCCGCGTGGGCGTCGTGAAGGAGCTCGCCGGTGGCGAGGGCTTCCAGGCCGGCGTCACGCAGCGCTTCCAGGAGACCGTCGCGATCCTCGAAGCCGCCGGTGCGGTCGTCGTCGAGATCGACGCACCGAGCTTCGCGTACGCCATCAGCGCCTACTACCTGATCCTGCCGGCGGAAGCGTCGTCGAACCTCGCGAAGTTCGACTCGGTGCGGTTCGGCCTGCGGGTCACGCCAGAGGGCGGCGCCACGGTCGAGGACGTGATGGCAGCCACGCGTGAAGCCGGCTTCGGACCAGAGGTCAAGCGTCGCATCATCCTCGGCACCTACGCGCTCAGCGCCGGGTACTACGACGCCTACTACGGCAGCGCGCAGAAGGTCCGCACCCTCGTGCAGCGCGACTTCGACAAGGCGTTCGAGCAGGTCGACCTGCTCGTCAGCCCGTCGGCGCCGACGACCGCGTTCCCGCTGGGCGAGCGCCTCGACGACCCGCTGTCGATGTACCTCAACGACCTCACCACGATCCCGGCGAACCTGGCGGGCGTCCCCGGCATGAGCATCCCGAACGGTCTGGCTCCGGAAGACGGCCTGCCGACCGGCGTGCAGCTGATGGCCCCGCAGCGTGAGGACGCCCGGCTGTACCGCTACGGCGCGGCACTCGAACGGCTGCTCGAGCAGCAGTGGGGTGCGCCGCTCATCGACCGGATCCCCGACCTCGACTTCAGTCAGCAGTCGGCAGCAGAGGAAGGCGTGGTCTGA